In a genomic window of Candidatus Woesearchaeota archaeon:
- a CDS encoding winged helix DNA-binding protein, which produces MRNKKVFSVFFREKPAMMLVKLRGATNEVYASSLAKQVDCTYSHVVKILQEMEKANIVSFKKEGRLKILQLTDKGKEIADHVEQIMSKL; this is translated from the coding sequence TTGAGAAACAAAAAAGTATTCAGCGTATTTTTCAGAGAAAAACCTGCTATGATGCTAGTAAAATTAAGAGGAGCAACAAATGAAGTATACGCAAGCTCCCTAGCAAAACAAGTAGATTGTACATACAGCCACGTAGTAAAAATTTTACAAGAAATGGAAAAAGCAAACATAGTAAGTTTCAAAAAGGAAGGAAGGCTAAAAATTCTACAACTAACAGACAAAGGAAAAGAAATAGCGGATCATGTTGAACAAATAATGAGTAAATTATAA
- a CDS encoding LysM peptidoglycan-binding domain-containing protein, which translates to MDPETKKGIIKIAKLGALGTGLYFAGPSIGEGLLYGGAAISGIYLVNKVIFRNWKTTLATAGLLTAAYLISPLSKDLRQEVKTTWNNSILQENKELENTIDQKEQKIESLEDSIMLIDKTYKNKIDSINKTWSKKITQQKILENYALTQKQTNQELKQITRKIIEIDQKVQTNINKTEQVGLYITKQNSANEMNLKLQNSEPKYTKNSKESTNKKQETNTWYCVQPGDMLSKIARTYYGETTDYKEISELNKINNPNQIDIGQIIQLNPNKLITKQKLQTNKMPNKLLLLKKGESIQQYLELQNKNLDTDKTLRKIIDYNQNLGNLAVSTNPVKYNKQIIYIPD; encoded by the coding sequence ATGGATCCAGAAACAAAAAAAGGCATTATAAAAATTGCTAAATTAGGCGCGCTAGGAACCGGCCTATACTTTGCAGGACCATCAATAGGAGAAGGATTGCTATACGGTGGAGCAGCAATTTCAGGAATTTACCTAGTTAACAAAGTAATATTTAGAAACTGGAAAACAACACTGGCTACCGCGGGATTACTAACAGCTGCCTACCTCATAAGCCCTCTATCAAAAGATTTAAGACAAGAAGTAAAAACAACATGGAACAACTCAATACTTCAAGAAAACAAAGAATTAGAAAATACGATAGATCAAAAAGAACAAAAAATAGAAAGCTTAGAAGACTCAATAATGTTAATAGATAAAACATACAAAAATAAAATAGACTCAATAAACAAAACATGGTCAAAAAAAATAACACAACAAAAAATTCTAGAAAACTACGCCTTAACACAAAAACAAACAAATCAAGAACTAAAACAAATAACCCGAAAAATAATTGAAATAGATCAAAAAGTTCAAACTAACATAAACAAAACTGAACAAGTAGGATTATACATAACAAAACAAAACAGCGCTAATGAAATGAACTTAAAACTACAAAATTCAGAACCAAAATATACAAAAAACTCAAAAGAATCAACCAACAAAAAACAAGAAACTAACACTTGGTACTGCGTGCAACCAGGAGACATGCTATCAAAAATAGCCAGAACATATTACGGAGAAACAACAGACTACAAAGAAATATCAGAATTAAACAAAATAAATAATCCAAACCAAATAGATATAGGACAAATAATACAACTAAATCCAAACAAACTCATAACAAAACAAAAACTACAAACAAACAAAATGCCCAACAAATTGCTCCTCCTAAAAAAAGGAGAATCAATACAACAATATCTAGAACTACAAAATAAAAACCTGGATACAGATAAAACACTTCGAAAAATAATTGATTACAACCAAAACCTAGGAAACCTAGCAGTAAGCACCAATCCAGTAAAATACAATAAACAAATCATCTACATACCCGACTAA
- a CDS encoding peptidylprolyl isomerase, translated as MMTVKNGDKLKVEYTGMFDNGEVFDSSEKHGQALEFVAGEGKVIKGFDEAVIGMKLNEEKKFNISMDKAYGPYNDQLVQMVSRDQLPKEHEPKIGMVLMMKLPNGQQFPARITEVSDSDVKLDLNHPLAGKDLVFKIKVVGIN; from the coding sequence ATTATGACTGTTAAGAATGGAGATAAGTTAAAAGTTGAGTACACTGGTATGTTCGATAATGGTGAAGTTTTTGATAGTAGTGAAAAACATGGTCAGGCTTTGGAGTTTGTTGCTGGTGAAGGCAAAGTTATCAAAGGTTTTGATGAAGCTGTTATTGGAATGAAATTAAATGAAGAAAAAAAGTTTAATATTTCTATGGATAAAGCGTATGGCCCTTATAATGATCAGTTGGTTCAAATGGTTTCAAGGGATCAGTTGCCTAAAGAGCATGAGCCTAAGATCGGCATGGTTTTAATGATGAAATTGCCTAATGGTCAACAGTTTCCGGCAAGAATTACCGAAGTTAGTGATTCTGATGTTAAACTTGATTTGAATCATCCTTTAGCTGGCAAGGATCTTGTTTTTAAGATAAAAGTGGTTGGAATAAATTAA
- a CDS encoding polysaccharide deacetylase family protein gives MNETLYYVKELAKSTTLALILTAYTFVENPITKSKPEKKPKQITREKTIYENPSKIKIQERLNKLINEEYYKETKKNIETKKIPVLMFHKIGYDKDRYTITPKEFENILTQLKNNNYYILEPQNFIQGNLSKVPIGKKPAVLTFDDATEGQFKLLPNNKPNPTTAIGILENYTHKNKNFGKGAIFFISFHDGKNQRYPFNERNKVKQKLEYLLQNEYLIGSHTPDHTMNQNATKQDVEEQTTRMKALLQYFTNTNIEDKITTYAHPGGAIPKNKEAQKQLNDTYQQIFEAWGGLTIHPLSAKYDPKKITRIETNPTTIETHILNQKNQYIMTIKDKQFYQEIFKPVIKKQIILAEQIKIKPIQNEKTTNQYSNTTKQNKFPYTKPKSMREINWESIQYHKKQEKIKPN, from the coding sequence ATGAATGAAACCCTATATTACGTAAAAGAACTAGCAAAATCAACAACCCTTGCACTCATACTAACAGCATACACATTCGTAGAAAACCCAATAACAAAATCAAAACCAGAAAAAAAACCCAAACAAATAACACGAGAAAAAACAATATACGAAAATCCAAGCAAAATAAAAATACAAGAACGACTAAACAAACTCATAAATGAAGAATACTATAAAGAAACAAAAAAAAACATAGAAACCAAAAAAATCCCTGTATTAATGTTCCACAAAATAGGATACGATAAAGACAGATACACTATAACTCCAAAAGAATTTGAAAATATACTAACACAACTAAAAAACAACAACTACTACATCTTAGAACCGCAAAACTTCATACAAGGAAATCTATCAAAAGTCCCTATAGGAAAAAAACCCGCAGTCCTAACTTTCGACGACGCAACAGAAGGTCAATTCAAACTACTGCCAAACAACAAACCAAACCCAACAACAGCTATAGGAATACTAGAAAACTACACTCACAAAAATAAGAACTTCGGAAAAGGAGCAATCTTTTTTATAAGCTTCCACGATGGAAAAAACCAAAGATACCCCTTCAATGAAAGAAACAAAGTCAAACAAAAACTAGAATACCTCCTACAAAACGAATATCTGATAGGATCACACACTCCCGATCACACAATGAACCAAAACGCAACAAAACAAGATGTTGAAGAACAAACAACTAGAATGAAAGCACTATTACAATACTTTACAAACACAAACATAGAAGATAAAATAACAACATACGCCCACCCAGGAGGCGCAATACCGAAAAACAAAGAAGCACAAAAACAACTAAACGATACATACCAACAAATATTCGAAGCATGGGGCGGACTAACAATACATCCATTAAGTGCCAAATACGACCCCAAAAAAATAACGAGAATAGAAACAAACCCGACCACAATAGAAACACACATACTAAACCAAAAAAACCAATACATAATGACTATAAAAGATAAACAATTCTACCAAGAAATATTCAAACCAGTCATAAAAAAACAAATCATACTAGCAGAACAAATAAAAATAAAACCAATACAAAACGAAAAAACAACCAACCAATACTCCAACACAACAAAACAAAACAAATTCCCATATACAAAACCAAAATCTATGAGAGAAATAAACTGGGAAAGCATACAATACCATAAAAAACAAGAAAAAATAAAACCAAACTAA